The Megachile rotundata isolate GNS110a chromosome 8, iyMegRotu1, whole genome shotgun sequence genome has a segment encoding these proteins:
- the Rh5 gene encoding rhodopsin 5 codes for MAFEMPMLVISSFAERMIGWELGCDIYAVFGSISGMGQAITNAAIAFDRYKTISCPIDGRLNSKQAAIIIAFTWFWVTPFTVLPLLKVWGRFTTEGFLTTCSFDFLTEDQDTKVFVMSIFIWSYCIPLSFIVYFYSQLLKSIRSHEKMLREQAKKMNVKSLVSNQDKERSVEMRIAKVAFTIFFLFLLAWTPYATVALIGAFGNRELLTPISTMLPALFCKTVSCIDPWIYAINHPRYRQELQKRCQWMGIREPEIPHDTASSQTEKVKSDDSA; via the exons ATGGCGTTCGAAATGCCCATGTTAGTGATAAGCAGTTTCGCGGAACGGATGATCGGTTGGGAACTCGGTTGCGATATCTACGCGGTGTTTGGTTCTATTTCTGGGATGGGCCAAGCGATCACGAACGCTGCGATCGCTTTTGACCGATACAA AACCATATCCTGCCCGATCGATGGACGACTGAATTCGAAGCAAGCCGCGATAATCATTGCTTTCACGTGGTTCTGGGTGACGCCGTTCACTGTTTTACCGCTACTGAAAGTCTGGGGTCGTTTCACCACCG aGGGTTTTCTAACTACCTGCTCGTTCGACTTTCTTACGGAAGATCAAGACACGAAAGTCTTTGTCATGTCTATTTTCATTTGGTCCTACTGCATTCCTCTATCTTTCATCGTGTACTTTTACTCTCAACTGCTCAAGTCTATTCGCAGCCACGAGAAAATGTTGCGCGAACAG GCTAAGAAGATGAACGTAAAGTCTCTGGTGTCGAATCAAGATAAGGAGAGAAGCGTGGAAATGAGAATCGCCAAAGTGGCGTTCACCATCTTCTTCCTGTTTCTCTTAGCTTGGACACCGTACGCGACGGTCGCTCTCATAGGGGCATTCGGCAATCG GGAACTTTTAACACCGATATCCACGATGCTCCCTGCTCTATTCTGTAAAACGGTTTCTTGTATCGACCCGTGGATTTACGCGATCAATCATCCTAG GTACCGACAAGAATTGCAGAAACGGTGCCAGTGGATGGGTATTCGAGAACCAGAAATACCGCACGACACCGCGTCCTCCCAAACCGAAAAGGTCAAATCGGACGATTCCGCGTAA